From Draconibacterium halophilum, one genomic window encodes:
- a CDS encoding mechanosensitive ion channel family protein, translating into MTFKEILNIELYNKGDFTLTVYNIFLILVVILVTLISLKIIRRFFKRFIKREESERSSYWSVYLILRYVVWVIIIIFLLESSGLKVSVLLASITALLVGVGFGIQQLFSDLASGIVLLVERNLQLNDVIQIQDGTVGRVIHIGLRTSRLKTRDDIILVVPNSKFVNDKIINWSHMDYNTRFSVDVGVAYGSDTKLVTKILLDCAAKNGNVSAAPKPFVRFNNFGDSALEFQIFFWVRESFWVENTKSEMRYAIDDEFRKNGVQIPFPQRDIHIKSTVDQNKTH; encoded by the coding sequence ATGACGTTTAAAGAGATTTTAAATATTGAATTATACAATAAAGGAGATTTTACATTAACCGTTTACAACATCTTTTTAATACTTGTTGTAATTCTGGTTACGCTAATTTCACTAAAAATTATCCGTCGTTTTTTTAAGCGCTTTATTAAAAGAGAGGAATCCGAACGGAGCTCATACTGGTCGGTGTATCTCATTCTTCGATATGTCGTTTGGGTCATCATTATCATTTTTCTTTTAGAATCTTCCGGCCTGAAAGTTTCTGTGTTGCTGGCCAGTATCACCGCATTGCTGGTTGGTGTTGGATTTGGTATTCAGCAGCTATTCAGCGACTTAGCCTCGGGAATAGTACTGCTGGTTGAGCGAAACTTGCAGCTAAACGATGTTATTCAGATACAGGATGGCACGGTGGGACGAGTGATCCACATTGGCCTACGTACATCGAGATTAAAAACCCGCGACGATATTATTTTGGTGGTGCCCAATTCGAAATTTGTTAACGACAAAATAATCAACTGGAGCCACATGGATTACAATACCCGTTTCTCAGTTGATGTGGGTGTGGCATACGGATCTGATACAAAACTGGTAACTAAAATCCTTCTTGATTGTGCAGCAAAAAACGGTAATGTTTCAGCAGCTCCAAAACCTTTTGTGCGATTTAATAATTTTGGTGATTCGGCATTGGAATTCCAAATCTTCTTTTGGGTGCGCGAATCGTTTTGGGTAGAAAACACAAAGAGCGAAATGCGCTATGCCATTGATGATGAGTTTCGCAAAAATGGAGTGCAAATTCCATTCCCTCAACGTGATATACATATTAAAAGTACCGTTGACCAAAATAAAACGCACTAA
- a CDS encoding sugar phosphate isomerase/epimerase family protein, whose protein sequence is MDKREFLKKMGLLTAGGMVAGSLKPATAASMVGMGGKEIGLQIYSVMRELNADVPNGLKKIKDIGYSTIELAGYGNRRMGEYSVEEYRKLADDAGLKITGSHVNPPTRDITKDKLGELSDFWKQTVEDHEKFGVKTLVQPMMPNVPTHDAAKVVCESFNHAGEIAKSAGIKFGYHNHNMEFGRVVKPEDKDKPHNPWMPVGDVIYDLFLNGTDPNLVFFEMDVYWTVMGANDPLEYFEKYAGRFPVLHIKDRSVLGQSGMMNFENIFNKAYENGLEGFYVELEGIRDGSMTQFEGVEKCYDYLNDASFVKQS, encoded by the coding sequence ATGGATAAAAGAGAATTTTTAAAGAAGATGGGGCTGCTTACTGCCGGTGGTATGGTAGCTGGTTCATTGAAGCCTGCAACTGCCGCCTCTATGGTAGGCATGGGTGGAAAGGAAATAGGTTTGCAAATTTATTCAGTAATGCGCGAACTGAATGCCGATGTTCCTAATGGCTTGAAGAAAATAAAAGATATTGGTTACAGTACCATTGAGCTGGCGGGTTATGGCAATCGCAGAATGGGCGAGTATTCTGTTGAGGAATACCGTAAACTGGCTGATGATGCGGGGTTGAAAATTACAGGATCACACGTTAATCCTCCTACCCGTGATATTACGAAAGACAAACTGGGAGAGTTATCCGATTTCTGGAAACAAACTGTTGAAGACCATGAAAAATTTGGTGTAAAAACTTTGGTTCAGCCAATGATGCCAAATGTGCCAACGCATGATGCAGCAAAAGTGGTTTGCGAATCGTTTAACCATGCCGGTGAGATAGCAAAATCGGCCGGAATTAAATTTGGTTATCACAACCATAATATGGAATTCGGACGCGTTGTAAAACCGGAAGACAAGGATAAACCGCATAATCCCTGGATGCCGGTGGGCGATGTAATCTACGACTTGTTTCTGAATGGTACCGATCCAAATCTGGTATTCTTTGAAATGGATGTGTACTGGACCGTAATGGGTGCTAACGATCCGCTTGAATACTTTGAAAAGTATGCCGGAAGATTCCCTGTACTGCATATAAAAGACCGTTCTGTACTTGGCCAGTCGGGGATGATGAACTTTGAAAACATCTTTAACAAGGCTTACGAAAATGGTTTGGAAGGTTTCTATGTGGAACTGGAAGGAATCAGAGACGGAAGTATGACTCAGTTTGAAGGTGTTGAAAAATGTTACGATTATTTAAATGATGCTTCATTCGTGAAGCAATCCTAA
- a CDS encoding CD225/dispanin family protein, translating to MNEQVNQSQYPPSNYLVFAILATIFCGKIFGLVAIIFAAQVNSHWSAGNYDAALSASRNAKLWAWISVAAGIAWALIFTMLAVFGALAGLMQGAFDF from the coding sequence ATGAACGAACAAGTAAATCAATCCCAATACCCACCATCTAACTACCTGGTATTTGCCATTCTGGCTACCATCTTTTGTGGTAAAATATTTGGGTTAGTAGCCATTATTTTTGCTGCCCAGGTAAATTCACATTGGAGTGCCGGAAATTATGACGCCGCACTATCAGCAAGTAGAAATGCAAAATTGTGGGCATGGATTTCAGTTGCCGCAGGTATAGCCTGGGCTTTAATTTTTACCATGCTTGCAGTGTTTGGCGCACTTGCAGGTCTTATGCAGGGCGCTTTTGATTTTTAA
- a CDS encoding DUF5723 family protein: MKDLPKKIRFLVLLFAVFCWIPTKAQNGNPLQFLSAISQSSEVNPAIHNQTEKLVIGLPLLSGAAFKWNANFSPNYIFSENFSYSFDRFYNSLGEPGDAAAVATLPLIYLSLSSEKHTLSFSLSERMLFSGNFDHEFLKFIDNGLLSYSGQKEDYGPISIKTHLFKELAFSYAKQVTRELSVGIRPKVLFGQFFYDIDKLNLSVQTDEERQVLQIIPSGTYRVSGPIDVQYHPLEDKTIIKPDLSAGDYFFNFKNMGAGIDLGFTYELNKQTTIALAIADLGFTTLNYRAYENTFTGSIDFTVGNLYQSSDPDAPNYLEPKEALLALSDSLPYITSAQAFTQRQYQLLPVKLNLLATHRLNERMKLNFSDNLTYYNGQANNYLSAYFNLFLGTRFELSSGLNLYNLEQLLPGFACSYTGKNVQLYLATNNIAKLVQPSKAKNLNLRFGVNLLFSTQPK, translated from the coding sequence ATGAAGGACTTACCCAAAAAAATAAGATTTTTAGTACTTCTGTTTGCTGTATTTTGTTGGATACCTACAAAAGCACAAAACGGAAATCCGCTGCAATTTTTGTCAGCGATAAGTCAGTCGTCGGAAGTAAATCCCGCCATTCACAACCAAACCGAAAAACTGGTGATTGGCCTGCCACTGTTATCTGGTGCAGCATTTAAATGGAACGCCAATTTTTCGCCCAATTATATTTTCTCCGAAAATTTCTCATATAGTTTCGATCGATTTTACAATTCATTAGGCGAACCCGGCGATGCCGCAGCAGTTGCTACCTTGCCACTCATCTATTTAAGTCTATCAAGCGAAAAACACACGCTAAGTTTTTCCCTGTCGGAAAGGATGTTGTTTTCGGGAAATTTCGACCATGAATTTCTAAAATTTATTGACAATGGACTTCTATCCTATTCGGGACAGAAAGAAGATTATGGCCCCATCTCCATAAAAACACATCTGTTTAAAGAATTGGCTTTTTCGTATGCAAAGCAGGTAACCAGGGAGCTGAGCGTCGGAATTCGCCCAAAGGTTTTGTTTGGTCAGTTTTTTTACGATATCGACAAGCTGAATTTATCGGTTCAGACGGATGAAGAAAGGCAAGTTCTGCAAATTATACCCAGCGGAACTTACCGGGTTTCCGGCCCTATCGATGTTCAATACCACCCGCTGGAAGATAAGACAATCATAAAGCCCGACCTCAGTGCCGGCGATTATTTCTTTAACTTCAAAAATATGGGAGCTGGCATCGATCTGGGATTTACCTACGAGCTGAACAAACAAACTACCATTGCCCTGGCCATTGCCGATCTGGGTTTTACCACATTAAATTACAGAGCTTACGAGAATACGTTTACCGGATCAATCGATTTTACAGTAGGCAATCTCTATCAATCTTCAGATCCAGATGCACCCAATTATCTGGAACCCAAAGAGGCTTTGCTCGCTTTATCCGATTCGCTGCCCTATATAACATCGGCCCAAGCTTTCACCCAACGCCAGTACCAGCTGCTGCCGGTAAAGCTAAACCTGCTGGCAACACATCGCCTTAACGAACGAATGAAATTGAATTTTTCTGATAACCTCACTTACTACAACGGACAAGCCAACAACTATTTATCGGCTTATTTTAATCTATTTTTAGGTACCCGTTTCGAGTTAAGCAGTGGACTAAACCTGTATAATTTAGAACAACTATTACCCGGATTTGCATGCAGCTACACCGGGAAAAATGTACAACTTTACCTGGCGACCAATAATATTGCCAAACTAGTGCAGCCATCTAAAGCAAAAAATTTAAATTTGCGCTTTGGTGTAAACTTATTATTTTCCACACAGCCAAAATAG
- a CDS encoding mechanosensitive ion channel family protein produces MKRFIRFIVPVILLLVAIFFKGFLEKHELVSPDYYNFFNKTGSILLIVSIAWALMAILRGFKRVILSKLDTSQEDNLRERKFLTQFNIMESIIYFMIVLIAIGASLMLFEEVRQLGISLFASAGVAGIIIGFAAQRLIATVLAGLQIAITQPIRLDDVVIIENEWGRIEEITLTYVVVKIWDQRRLVVPSTYFFEKPFQNWTRNTSEILGTVFLYTDYHVPFDALRAELTRLLNSTPLWDKRVNVLQVTDTKEYGVEIRALMSAKDSPIAWDLRVFIREKMIEFIQKNYPESLPRTRVVFEKGTPDLNTDQRNETTKDV; encoded by the coding sequence ATGAAAAGATTCATCCGGTTTATTGTCCCTGTTATATTGCTGCTTGTAGCAATATTTTTTAAAGGTTTTTTGGAGAAACACGAGTTGGTATCGCCCGATTATTATAACTTTTTTAACAAAACCGGTTCAATTTTGCTGATCGTAAGTATCGCCTGGGCTTTAATGGCAATTTTGCGTGGCTTTAAAAGAGTTATCCTTTCAAAATTAGACACCTCGCAGGAAGATAATCTACGTGAGCGCAAATTCCTGACACAGTTCAATATCATGGAAAGTATCATTTATTTCATGATTGTTTTAATTGCAATAGGAGCATCATTAATGTTGTTTGAAGAAGTAAGGCAGCTGGGAATCAGTCTTTTTGCCTCGGCTGGTGTTGCCGGTATAATTATTGGTTTTGCGGCGCAAAGGCTTATTGCTACGGTATTGGCCGGTTTGCAAATTGCCATCACGCAGCCCATTCGTCTCGATGATGTGGTGATTATCGAAAATGAGTGGGGAAGAATAGAGGAAATTACTCTTACTTATGTGGTGGTAAAAATCTGGGATCAGCGCCGTTTGGTGGTGCCTTCAACCTATTTTTTCGAAAAACCATTTCAGAACTGGACACGCAATACTTCCGAGATTTTGGGAACCGTGTTTTTATATACCGATTATCATGTACCGTTCGATGCGTTGCGAGCGGAATTAACACGCTTGTTAAACAGCACACCGTTGTGGGATAAAAGAGTAAACGTTTTGCAAGTTACCGATACCAAAGAATATGGTGTTGAAATACGTGCCTTGATGAGTGCAAAAGATTCGCCAATAGCCTGGGATCTTCGGGTTTTTATTCGTGAAAAAATGATTGAGTTTATCCAAAAAAATTATCCTGAGAGTTTGCCGCGCACACGTGTTGTTTTTGAAAAAGGAACGCCGGATTTAAACACCGATCAACGAAACGAGACAACAAAAGATGTATAA
- a CDS encoding head GIN domain-containing protein has translation MKSFKKIVFLLIIAVTSYGTVIAGNSDETQIRQISGFNAIKVSTGIDLYLTMGNTEEVKVVADDDIIDDLKTEVEDGTLKIYMKRQNWFNWGSGNETRKVYVTVKELKKLSASSGSDVESTNTLEGESLDVSCSSGSDLKIEVYYKNLLVDTSSGSDSKIRGKVKTLRVDASSGSDIKAKDLESAICYANASSGSDITVSVSSEIYAKASSGSDINYHGSPDIRDIDESSGGDVSQR, from the coding sequence ATGAAGTCATTCAAAAAAATTGTATTTCTGCTTATAATTGCTGTTACCAGCTACGGAACTGTTATTGCCGGCAACAGCGACGAAACTCAAATACGCCAAATCAGTGGTTTTAATGCTATAAAAGTCTCAACCGGAATCGATCTGTACCTGACTATGGGCAACACCGAAGAAGTAAAAGTTGTTGCCGATGATGATATTATTGATGACCTGAAAACCGAAGTAGAAGACGGAACGCTTAAAATTTACATGAAACGCCAAAACTGGTTTAACTGGGGCAGCGGCAACGAAACACGAAAAGTTTATGTAACCGTTAAAGAGTTAAAAAAACTATCGGCTTCATCGGGCTCCGATGTGGAATCGACAAATACACTGGAAGGCGAATCGCTTGATGTAAGTTGCAGCAGTGGTTCCGATTTAAAAATCGAGGTGTATTATAAAAATCTGTTGGTTGATACCAGCAGCGGTTCCGATTCTAAAATTCGTGGTAAAGTAAAAACGCTTCGGGTTGATGCCAGTAGCGGATCGGATATAAAAGCCAAAGACCTGGAGTCGGCCATTTGTTATGCCAACGCAAGCAGCGGATCAGATATTACGGTTAGTGTTAGCAGCGAAATTTATGCTAAAGCCAGTAGCGGATCGGATATTAATTACCACGGCAGCCCCGATATCAGAGACATTGACGAATCGAGCGGTGGCGACGTAAGTCAGCGATAA
- a CDS encoding Gfo/Idh/MocA family protein yields the protein MDSKKSNQLNRRKFLGLSALGLSSLTILPSWTINGIKIAPSDRVTMGFIGLGQQGMNDFRSFSAVPGVEVVAGCDVDSMKTERFKRTVEEWQESLGLAPRVDKYERYEELLERKDIDAVEVCSPDHWHALMTIHACQAGKDVYVQKPLSFTIAEAEKMVRVANDTKRVVQVGSQQRSSAEFQKAIALVQSGAIGHIDKVYAKVGDPPSPLDLPEMKVPANLNFNLWMGPLNDPNIHYHSDLCPPISLNPPEREKLWGAWRWYRETGNGFTADWGAHMFDIAQAAIGMDGSGPAEIIPKGVDGADYMTFKYLNGVVMTEQPYLEDMPNAQGIKFIGDDGWIEVARGYLACSKSDLVPDELRGRRPKNLTPEERKKMFEEMQKAQKEGGGSFEISSPHMEDFISCVHSRQKPIASVEVGASTAITCCLGNMATEMQRPVNWDPATHSFGTDKEAWNHRLYNYDYRGSYKL from the coding sequence ATGGATTCAAAGAAATCAAATCAATTAAATCGAAGGAAATTTCTTGGGCTTTCAGCACTTGGCTTATCCAGTTTGACCATCCTTCCCAGTTGGACAATCAACGGAATTAAAATTGCTCCCAGCGACAGAGTAACAATGGGATTCATTGGCCTTGGACAGCAGGGAATGAATGACTTCCGTAGTTTCTCGGCAGTTCCCGGAGTGGAAGTAGTTGCCGGTTGCGATGTTGATAGTATGAAAACAGAACGTTTTAAGCGCACTGTTGAGGAATGGCAGGAATCGTTGGGCTTGGCGCCTCGCGTAGATAAGTATGAACGATACGAAGAATTGCTTGAGCGCAAAGACATTGATGCAGTAGAAGTTTGTTCTCCTGACCATTGGCACGCTTTAATGACAATTCATGCATGCCAGGCTGGTAAAGATGTATATGTTCAAAAGCCACTTTCTTTTACCATTGCCGAAGCGGAAAAAATGGTACGTGTGGCAAACGATACAAAACGAGTTGTACAGGTAGGAAGCCAGCAACGTTCTAGCGCTGAATTCCAAAAAGCTATTGCACTGGTTCAAAGCGGTGCTATTGGCCATATCGATAAAGTTTACGCAAAAGTTGGCGACCCACCATCTCCTCTTGATTTACCAGAGATGAAAGTTCCGGCTAACCTGAACTTCAACCTTTGGATGGGACCATTGAATGATCCAAATATTCATTATCATTCAGATCTTTGTCCTCCTATTTCGCTCAATCCGCCGGAAAGAGAAAAATTATGGGGTGCATGGCGCTGGTACCGCGAAACCGGTAACGGATTTACTGCCGACTGGGGTGCGCACATGTTCGATATTGCACAAGCTGCTATTGGCATGGATGGTTCAGGTCCTGCAGAGATTATTCCTAAAGGTGTTGACGGAGCCGACTATATGACCTTTAAATACCTGAACGGTGTTGTAATGACAGAACAACCGTACCTCGAAGATATGCCAAATGCTCAGGGGATTAAGTTTATTGGCGACGACGGTTGGATTGAAGTAGCGCGCGGTTACCTGGCTTGTTCAAAATCAGATTTAGTTCCTGATGAATTAAGAGGAAGACGTCCGAAAAATCTGACTCCGGAAGAACGTAAAAAAATGTTTGAGGAAATGCAGAAAGCACAAAAAGAGGGTGGAGGTAGCTTCGAAATCAGTTCTCCACATATGGAAGATTTCATCAGCTGTGTACATTCAAGGCAAAAACCAATTGCGTCGGTTGAAGTGGGTGCAAGCACGGCAATAACTTGTTGCTTAGGAAACATGGCTACTGAAATGCAACGTCCCGTTAATTGGGATCCCGCAACACATAGCTTTGGAACCGATAAAGAAGCATGGAACCATCGTTTGTATAATTACGATTATCGCGGTTCTTATAAGTTATAA
- a CDS encoding DUF4834 family protein, translating into MILFITLYIVNFIRTLIIIAVIYFGFRFIMRYLVPKIIDKGMKNMQQKMREQQRQQQPKRPEGKVTVEGKPGQHSRNQNDNSEYVDFEEVE; encoded by the coding sequence ATGATTTTATTTATTACGCTATACATAGTAAACTTCATCAGAACCCTCATTATAATTGCTGTTATCTACTTTGGTTTTCGTTTTATTATGCGCTATCTCGTTCCGAAAATAATTGATAAAGGGATGAAGAATATGCAACAGAAGATGCGTGAACAACAACGTCAGCAACAGCCTAAACGCCCCGAAGGAAAAGTAACGGTTGAAGGGAAGCCCGGTCAGCATAGTAGAAACCAGAACGATAATAGTGAATATGTTGACTTTGAAGAGGTAGAATAG
- a CDS encoding S41 family peptidase: MKKRILIGITIVAVIGISFFSFTRDEKNFEIAKNLDIYHTLFRELNMFYVDDVNPNDLVKTSIDKMLSSLDPYTNYISEDQMEDFRFMTTGEYAGIGALISKQNDKIVIAEPYEGFPAQKFGIKAGDIILEVAGKETKLMSTEDVSSLLKGPANKAVIIKLQRPGQKKPFTVDVIREKISIDAVPYYGMLDQNTGYIRLSNFTANCSNDVKKAFLELKENNPDGLILDLRGNPGGLLVEAVKIVNFFVPQGEEIVSTRGKVKQWDKVYKATATPIDTTMKIAVLVNSGSASASEIVAGAIQDLDRGIIVGTRTFGKGLVQTTRDLSYNTKLKVTTAKYYIPSGRCIQALDYSHRNEDGSIGHIPDSLISEFTTKKGRKVYDGGGVVPDVKIDGDKLSNLSIELVTRFMIFNFATKYSNENESIPEPEAFSITDNIYNQFADFLEQREFKYESASQDDLKELLETAKREKYYGLAKEEFEALEAKLEPDMDKDLTMFRPEISELLESEIVSRFYYQKGSIRASINDDKGIKKTIEALHSETAYAAYFKPGMIVGVN, translated from the coding sequence ATGAAGAAAAGAATATTAATAGGAATAACGATAGTTGCAGTTATTGGGATTAGCTTTTTTAGTTTTACCCGCGACGAGAAGAATTTTGAAATTGCAAAGAATCTGGATATTTACCACACTTTGTTTCGCGAGTTGAACATGTTTTATGTTGACGATGTGAATCCGAATGATCTGGTAAAAACCAGTATTGATAAAATGCTGAGTTCGCTTGATCCGTATACCAACTATATTTCGGAAGATCAGATGGAAGATTTCCGTTTTATGACTACCGGCGAGTATGCAGGAATTGGGGCTTTAATCAGCAAACAAAATGACAAAATTGTTATTGCCGAACCCTATGAAGGTTTTCCGGCACAGAAATTTGGAATAAAAGCCGGCGATATTATTCTTGAGGTAGCTGGAAAAGAAACCAAACTGATGAGTACCGAAGATGTGAGTTCGCTGTTGAAAGGACCCGCGAATAAAGCTGTTATAATAAAATTACAGCGTCCCGGCCAGAAAAAGCCTTTTACGGTTGATGTTATTCGCGAGAAGATCAGTATCGACGCTGTTCCGTATTACGGAATGCTCGATCAGAATACGGGCTACATTCGTCTGTCGAATTTTACAGCCAACTGTAGCAACGATGTTAAAAAAGCTTTCCTTGAACTGAAAGAGAATAACCCTGATGGTTTAATTCTCGACTTACGTGGCAACCCGGGTGGCTTGCTGGTTGAAGCGGTAAAAATTGTAAACTTTTTTGTGCCACAGGGAGAAGAAATTGTAAGCACGCGTGGAAAAGTAAAACAGTGGGACAAGGTGTATAAAGCAACCGCAACACCAATCGATACTACAATGAAAATTGCAGTTCTTGTTAATAGTGGTTCGGCCTCGGCTTCCGAAATTGTAGCCGGAGCTATTCAGGATCTCGATCGTGGAATTATTGTTGGTACACGCACATTTGGAAAAGGATTGGTGCAAACAACACGCGATTTGAGTTACAACACCAAATTAAAAGTTACTACAGCTAAATATTACATTCCGAGTGGCCGCTGTATTCAGGCGTTGGATTATTCGCACCGTAACGAGGATGGAAGTATCGGTCACATTCCGGATTCATTGATTAGCGAGTTTACCACAAAAAAAGGCCGTAAAGTATACGACGGCGGTGGAGTGGTTCCCGATGTGAAAATTGATGGTGACAAACTCAGCAATTTAAGTATTGAGCTGGTTACTCGTTTTATGATATTTAATTTTGCCACAAAATATTCAAACGAAAACGAAAGTATTCCGGAGCCGGAAGCATTTTCTATTACTGATAATATTTACAATCAGTTTGCCGATTTTCTTGAACAACGTGAGTTTAAGTACGAATCAGCATCGCAAGACGATTTGAAAGAATTGTTGGAGACCGCCAAACGTGAAAAATACTACGGACTTGCAAAAGAAGAATTTGAAGCCCTGGAGGCGAAACTTGAACCGGATATGGATAAGGATTTAACTATGTTCAGACCTGAAATTAGTGAGTTGCTGGAAAGCGAAATTGTTTCGCGCTTTTATTATCAAAAAGGATCGATAAGAGCATCAATCAACGACGATAAAGGAATTAAGAAAACGATAGAAGCATTGCATTCTGAAACAGCCTATGCTGCTTATTTTAAGCCCGGGATGATAGTTGGAGTGAATTAA
- a CDS encoding DUF2752 domain-containing protein, with the protein MKKTINSILLLVIIGVAVLFFVLDPARHTIFPQCLFHSLTGGYCPGCGSQRALHSLLHLDFAGVVGYNFLFLPAALFILYHYTHPLLNKAFNWKLPNLFYKKLTPLIVLAIVVLFWIARNLPWYPFNVLAPEV; encoded by the coding sequence ATGAAAAAAACAATCAACAGCATACTGCTACTCGTAATTATTGGGGTAGCAGTTCTTTTTTTTGTACTCGACCCCGCCCGGCATACGATATTTCCGCAGTGCCTGTTTCATTCGCTAACGGGAGGCTACTGCCCGGGATGTGGATCGCAACGTGCTTTGCACAGTTTATTACACCTTGATTTTGCAGGTGTGGTTGGGTATAATTTTCTGTTTCTTCCAGCAGCTCTTTTTATACTGTATCACTACACACATCCATTACTAAACAAGGCTTTTAACTGGAAACTTCCGAACCTGTTTTACAAGAAACTAACGCCCTTGATTGTCTTAGCCATAGTTGTTCTGTTTTGGATTGCACGAAATCTGCCGTGGTATCCGTTTAATGTGTTGGCACCTGAAGTATAG
- a CDS encoding nucleoside 2-deoxyribosyltransferase: MKIYFAGSIRGGRQDAVLYETIIQYLKTFGEVLTEHVGDPALTSVGDDGPSDQFIHDRDLEWLQTSDVIVAEVTTVSMGVGYEIGRAVEMGKPVLCLFREGAKTNLSAMIAGCEAINLVHYSNFEELKKPVQQFLFSLNVL, translated from the coding sequence ATGAAAATTTATTTTGCCGGTTCCATACGCGGAGGGAGACAGGATGCCGTGCTGTACGAAACGATTATTCAATACCTAAAAACCTTTGGTGAAGTACTTACTGAACATGTTGGAGATCCTGCATTAACCAGTGTTGGCGATGACGGACCAAGCGATCAGTTTATTCACGATCGCGACCTGGAATGGCTGCAAACTTCCGATGTAATTGTGGCCGAAGTAACAACAGTTTCGATGGGTGTTGGCTACGAAATTGGCCGGGCTGTGGAAATGGGCAAACCGGTACTTTGTCTATTTCGTGAAGGGGCCAAAACCAATTTATCTGCTATGATCGCAGGCTGCGAGGCTATTAATTTGGTTCATTATTCAAATTTTGAGGAACTTAAAAAGCCAGTTCAGCAATTTCTTTTTTCGCTTAACGTTTTGTAG
- a CDS encoding Spy/CpxP family protein refolding chaperone: MKTKILSLALIVVFAFSITTMAQQPERKRRSPEQREMTAKRFDRERANFKDFFTEEQQEKMKELRLKSTKAIQPLRNELNELRAKQRTLTTAEKADMKAIEDNIEKMAAIQVDIQKIRAKQHQEIRSMLSEEQRIKFDEMKSRRDKGFDRNPTPRNRFRHGA, encoded by the coding sequence ATGAAAACCAAGATTTTAAGTTTAGCATTAATTGTTGTATTTGCATTTTCAATTACAACAATGGCACAGCAACCGGAGCGAAAAAGAAGATCGCCAGAACAACGCGAAATGACGGCCAAGCGTTTCGACAGAGAAAGAGCCAATTTCAAAGACTTTTTTACGGAAGAGCAACAAGAAAAAATGAAAGAACTTCGTCTTAAATCGACCAAAGCAATTCAGCCTTTACGCAATGAATTAAATGAACTTAGAGCCAAACAACGCACACTAACAACTGCTGAAAAAGCAGACATGAAAGCCATTGAAGACAATATTGAAAAAATGGCAGCTATTCAGGTCGATATCCAAAAGATAAGGGCCAAACAACACCAGGAAATTCGTTCGATGTTAAGCGAAGAACAACGCATAAAATTCGACGAAATGAAAAGTAGAAGAGATAAGGGTTTTGACAGGAATCCAACTCCCCGTAATCGTTTTAGGCACGGTGCTTAA
- a CDS encoding head GIN domain-containing protein, translating to MKQFVVFLSGILLLLATSSCLLQSTVNGNGNVTTEERDLEDFTEINVSRGMNVYVTMGSDYKVVVEADENLHNSIVTELHGEELRIKAIDKIRKAKSKKVFVTLPKLEATKASSGSNVFSENILNVRDIDLSASSGANLRFSLDADDVTAQTSSGSNIFLDGNANSINAQASSGSNLKAGDLKAKTAKAKASSGANIWLNTKNKIQASASSGGNVFYNGNPKNTEISKSSGGNVIKN from the coding sequence ATGAAACAGTTTGTAGTATTCCTTTCGGGTATCCTGTTATTGCTTGCCACTTCTTCTTGTTTGTTACAGTCAACCGTTAACGGAAATGGCAATGTAACCACCGAGGAGCGAGACCTTGAAGATTTTACCGAAATAAATGTAAGTCGAGGAATGAATGTGTATGTAACAATGGGCAGCGATTACAAAGTAGTTGTTGAAGCCGACGAAAACCTACATAATAGCATAGTAACCGAACTGCACGGAGAAGAACTTAGAATAAAAGCGATCGACAAAATCCGAAAAGCGAAAAGCAAAAAAGTATTTGTTACGCTTCCCAAGCTCGAGGCCACAAAAGCATCATCAGGCAGTAATGTTTTTTCAGAAAACATTTTAAATGTTCGCGATATCGATCTTTCCGCGTCATCGGGTGCCAATTTAAGATTCTCTCTCGATGCCGATGATGTGACGGCACAAACCAGCTCGGGGTCGAATATCTTTTTGGATGGAAATGCCAATTCAATCAATGCCCAAGCCAGTTCGGGGTCAAACTTAAAAGCCGGTGATTTAAAAGCCAAAACTGCTAAGGCAAAAGCTAGCAGTGGTGCAAATATTTGGCTTAACACCAAAAACAAAATTCAGGCAAGCGCCAGTAGCGGAGGAAATGTATTTTATAATGGAAATCCGAAAAACACTGAAATCAGCAAGTCGTCGGGCGGAAATGTGATAAAAAATTAG